CCATGGCAAACGACCCCCAGACGAGCGCCGTCGCAACGTCGGTGTTACTGACCATCTCGACGGGCGTTCGGCCGGGTGCGTAGCCCATCATCGCCGCGCCGCCGATGACGACGGAAACGAGCGCGATGACTGGCAGGAAGAACACTCGCAGTGGAGCATTATCAGAGAGCGGTTCACCAAGTTCGTCCTTGATGTTCTGGAGCGGTTGTGCGTCCTCTCGGATGACGTCACCCGTCCGCTGTGCACGGGACTCGGCGTCGAGCATCTCTCCGAAGTCACGTTGCGTGATGACGATGATACCGACCATCGCGATCGCGAGAATCGCGTACACGTTGAACGGGATACTCTGGATGAACGTCGCAGCAGCAGAGGGCGTCTCCGCCTGGATACCGAGTTCTTCGTACTGGTTGGCGATGAGGCCGATTTCGAAGGCAACCCAACTCGAAATACCGATGGTCGCCACCGGTGCAGCAGTCGAGTCGAGCAGATACGCCAACTTCTCGCGCGACATCTTCAGCTCGTCGGCGAGGTTCTTCATCGAACTGCCGACGATCGCGTTGTTCGCGTAGTCGTCGAAGTTCCACAGAATGCCGAGCAACCACGTCGCGATACCGATCTTCCGGTGTGAGTCGATCCGTTTCGTCGCGAAGTTGGTGATAGCGATTGCACCTCCTAACCGCCAGATGAGTGCAATTCCGGCCCCAATTTGGAGCGTGAAGACCAGAATCTTCGCGTTGAACGTACTTCCACCGATGGACGAGACGATCCAATCGTACAACTGTGCAACACCGGTACCACCTGTGTAGATGATTCCACCGACCCAGATGCCGATGAAGAGCGACAGCATCGCCCTGCGGGTCGCAACTGCCAGCACGATTGCCAACAGTGGCGGTACGAGTGACAATACGCCGAATTCTGACGCCATGATAATTGGTTACATAGGACATTCATTATATATCTTATTGATTTATTCCTGTCATAATTCGAAGGCGTTAACCGGGCAACACTGCTGATGCCGGCGGTACACCCGATTACGTATCGACGCCATCTTTGCGGCGACGAATCTCAGCGTCGCGAGGTTCTCGGTTCTCATCACTCTCGCCGACGCAAGCAGTACCGGCCTCATCGACGCAAGCGGTACCGGCCAGCCACAGATTCCCCGATGAGACGGTGTTTCGCCACGATTTTGTGCATCCTCCCCGACCTACGAGTATGAAAATCGGATTTATCGGCGGCAGCGGAATCTACGAGGCGCTGCCCCTCGAAAACACCCGCGAAGAACCGGTCGAGACACCCTTCGGCGAACCCTCGACGACGCCCATCGTCGGCGAGTTCGGCGACACCGGCCGAGAAGTCGTCTTCCTGCCACGACACGGCCCAGACCACCAGCACTCGCCGACGACGCTCCCCTACCGTGCGAACATCTTCGCACTGAAGAAACTCGGCGTCACGCACATCCTCGCCAGCAACGCCGTCGGGAGTCTGAAAGAAGACCTCCCGCCGCAGACACTCGTCGTTCCGGACCAGATTTACGACCGCACGAAACACCGCCCCCTGACGTTCTTCGACGAGGGCATGGTCGTTCACCAACCGTTCGCGATGCCGTACGACGAGGAGCTCGTCTCCATCCTCGCCGAAGCGGCCGAGGAAGCGACCGACGCGAAGGTACAGGAGGGCGGCACCTACGTCTGCATCGAAGGTCCGTCGTACTCCACGAAGGCCGAGAGCGAACACTACCGCGCACAGGGATGGGACATCGTCGGCATGACCACGATTCCGGAAGCAAAACTCGCACGCGAGGCCGAGATCGCCTACGCGACCATCACCGGCGTCACCGACTACGACGTCTGGAAAGAAGACAGCGAAGTCACGCTCGAAGAGGTGCTGAAGAACGCCGCCGCCAACGAGGAGGCCATCAAAGAGACCGTCGAAGCCGCGATTCGCAAGATTCCCGACGGCCACGAGACGGACAGTCACTCCGCGCTCGAAGGGACCATCAACACGCCCGACGAGGCAATCCCCGCCGAGACGAAGGAGAAACTCGCGCCACTCATCGAGAAGTACGTCGAGTAAGCTGTCGACGTGCTCGGTGTCGTCTCTGGGAGACGACCCACTCTGTCACTGCGTACACTTTCATAACCCCCCGTACAGTTCTATACTCCCATGAGTTCTACAGACAGAGTGAAAGTCAAAGACGTAATGTCCTCACCACTCGAGACGATTTCGAAGGACGCGACGGTGATGGAGGCCGCACAGCAGATGCGTGACAAGGAAATCAGTGCCTTGGTCGTCCGGACCACACCGCGCGCCATCATCAGCAGTACCGACGTGCTCGACGCCGTCGCCGACGGGCGAGACGTCTCGAATCTGAAAGTGACCGACGTGATGACGACCGACGTCGAGACTGCCACCCCCGACCTCTACATGGAAGAAGTCGCCGCGATGATGACCAACTACGGTATCAAACATCTCCCGGTCGTCGACGACGACTACGTTGGCATGATTTCGTCGACTGACGTCACTGCTCACCTCTCGTAACGCCGACCGCAGAAAGTAGGTTGGCTTCAGTCGTCGGCGATAGCTTCGACTTCTGATTCGGTGTCTCTGTCGTCCGCACCGGACTGGTCGTCCGTCTCGGTTCCGTCGAACACCTCGGGGTTCCGTATCCAGAGGTCACCGAACAGTTCGTCCTGTTTCAGATAGACGGTACTTCGGTGCGCGAGGAACAACAGCGCGAGATACGTCGTCATTACAGTGTCTGCCACGTGTCGAATCTCGGCGAACAGCACCTCGTCTCGACCCTTCTCGTAGTGTTCCGAGAGGACGGCACCGACTTCCTCGACGATTGCTTCGATGTCTTCGTTGTGTGCCGTGCCAGTCACGTCGTCTTCGGTCGGTTCACCAGCA
The genomic region above belongs to Haloferax marinisediminis and contains:
- a CDS encoding Na+/H+ antiporter NhaC family protein produces the protein MASEFGVLSLVPPLLAIVLAVATRRAMLSLFIGIWVGGIIYTGGTGVAQLYDWIVSSIGGSTFNAKILVFTLQIGAGIALIWRLGGAIAITNFATKRIDSHRKIGIATWLLGILWNFDDYANNAIVGSSMKNLADELKMSREKLAYLLDSTAAPVATIGISSWVAFEIGLIANQYEELGIQAETPSAAATFIQSIPFNVYAILAIAMVGIIVITQRDFGEMLDAESRAQRTGDVIREDAQPLQNIKDELGEPLSDNAPLRVFFLPVIALVSVVIGGAAMMGYAPGRTPVEMVSNTDVATALVWGSFAMVTMAVVVGLSEDIMSLGQSMETILDGFGTMLPAVSILVLAWSIGAVASALGTGAYVTQYAEGVVSPMMVPVVVFVTSAFISFAIGTSWGTMSIMTPIVIPLAWAIGGNDPSFIAVAIGAMFSGAIFGDNCSPISDTTVLASTFAGSDHIDHVRTQMYYAFTVLLATIVVYFLYGATNLSPLVLLPVGILTLVGLVYGFSELDARRKNLSAKPTSSNASTRNVSSDD
- the mtnP gene encoding S-methyl-5'-thioadenosine phosphorylase, giving the protein MKIGFIGGSGIYEALPLENTREEPVETPFGEPSTTPIVGEFGDTGREVVFLPRHGPDHQHSPTTLPYRANIFALKKLGVTHILASNAVGSLKEDLPPQTLVVPDQIYDRTKHRPLTFFDEGMVVHQPFAMPYDEELVSILAEAAEEATDAKVQEGGTYVCIEGPSYSTKAESEHYRAQGWDIVGMTTIPEAKLAREAEIAYATITGVTDYDVWKEDSEVTLEEVLKNAAANEEAIKETVEAAIRKIPDGHETDSHSALEGTINTPDEAIPAETKEKLAPLIEKYVE
- a CDS encoding CBS domain-containing protein; translated protein: MSSTDRVKVKDVMSSPLETISKDATVMEAAQQMRDKEISALVVRTTPRAIISSTDVLDAVADGRDVSNLKVTDVMTTDVETATPDLYMEEVAAMMTNYGIKHLPVVDDDYVGMISSTDVTAHLS